The Streptomyces cyaneogriseus subsp. noncyanogenus region GTACCTGAGCCAGATCGAGCGCGGCCTGCGCAAGCCGAGCGCGGAGGTGCTGCAGCAGGTCGCCAAGGCGCTCAGGATCTCCGCCGAGACGCTGTACGTGCGGGCGGGGATCCTCGACGCCGACCGGGACCGCGACGAGGTGGAGACGAGCGCCGCCATCCTCGCCGACCCGACGCTCACCGAGCGGCAGAAACAGGTGCTGCTCCAGATCTACGAGTCCTTCCGCAAGGAGAACGGCTTCGGGTCCCCGGCCGCCCCGGCGGACGCCCCGGGCGAGACCCGGGACGGCGCGCGGCGCGACGCCTCCGCCCCCGACGGCGGTGGCCCCGACGGCGGTGCTTCCGCGAGCGGCCTGCGCGCGGCCGACGGCGAGGCCGGTGCCGTACGCCGTTCCCATGACGACGAGATCGATGCCGTACGCCGTTCCCGTGACGGCGAGGCCGAGGCCGTACGGCGTGCCCGCGGCGGCGACGGGGCAGGCGGCGGTCGGGGCGCCGCGCGCCGCACCCGCAAGGCCGGTGGCGGCGACGCCGGTCCGCGCCCGTCGACCGGGTGAGACGGACGCGTGGTCCGGCCGGACGAGCGCGGGAACCCCACACAACCCTCAAAGCGAACGTGACCGGGAGGTCCAGCACCATGGCCATCACCGACGACCTGCGCAAGACCCTCAGCGACCCCACCCCGCTCTACTTCGCCGCGGGCACCGCCGACCTGGCCTGGCAGCAGGCGAAGAAGGTGCCCGTGCTGGTGGAGCAGTTGCGCACCGAGGCCCCGTCCCGTATCGAGGCCGTCCGCAACACCGACCCGAAGGACGTCCAGCAGAAGGCGACCGCGCGGGTCAAGGAGACGCAGTCGACCCTCCAGACCAAGGTGAACGAGTTCCTGGGCTCCCTCGACACCGACCTGAAGAAGCTCGGTGAGACCGCCCAGGGCCTCGCGCTGCGCGGGGTGGGCGTCGCCGCCGAGTACGCCGTCAAGGCCCGGGAGACCTACGAGAAGGTCGCCGAACACGGCGAGCAGGCCGTGCGCACCTGGCGCGGCCAGGCCGCCGAGGGCATCGAGGACATCGCCGAGGGGGTGGAGGAGCTGGCTGTGGCCGTCGAGCCGAAGGCCGAGCCGGTCACGGTCGAGGAGGACAAGCCCGCCGACGCCAAGGCCGATCCGGCCGCGGCGAAGAAGGCCCCGGCCGCCCGTAAGGCCCCGGCGCGCAAGCCGGCCACCGGCGCGAAGAAGACGACCCCGTCCGCCCAGTGAGCCGTCCGAGCCGTCCGAGCCGTCCGTAACCGGGCGGCGGACCAACGGGGTGTACGGGGACGGGCCGGGCACTCGCGGGGTGCCCGGCCCGTTTCCTCCGGTAGCGGACCCGTGCTTGCGGGTACGGTGACCGCGTAAATCGACGAGCCGAGTCTGGTGGTGGACGTTGTGCTGATGCAGGGATTCGCGGGGTTCCTGTGGCTGCTGAGCATGGCCCTGATCCTTTTCAGCGGTTTCGCGCTGATCGACGCCGCCACGCGCCGCGAGGACGCCTACCGGGCGGCGGACAAGCAGACCAAGCCCTTCTGGCTGATCATCCTCGGGCTCGCCTTCGTGGTGAACCTGATCTTCAACATCCTGTCGTTCCTGCCGATCATCGGCCTGATCGCGACGATCGTGTACATGGTCGACGTCCGGCCCGCGCTGCGCGGCCTGCCGGGCGGTGGCCGCAGCACCCGCCGCGGCTCCAGCAGCGACGGCCCGTACGGGCCGTACAACGGCGGGCGGTAGGGCCGGGGGCGGTAGGGCCGGCGAGCGGGCAGGCCGACGGCGGTAGGCCGGGCGGCGGTAGGCTCCGGCCTCGCGCCCGCCGGGCCCACCGTCCGCCCGCGGCTTTCCGGAGCCCGCCCGGCGAACCGCTCGGCAGGACCACCCGGCGGGACCGCTCGGCAGGACCACCCGGCGGGGGCCACCGGCGGGAGGTCCCGGTTACGGCACGCGGTCCAGCAGCAGGACCGCCACGTCGTCGGTCAGCTCGCCGCCGTTGAGGTCGCGGACCTCGTTCACCGCGGCCTGCAACAGCTCCTCGCCGCGCAGGCCCTGGGCGAGCTGGCGGCCGACCATCTCCACCATGCCCTCCTGGCCGAGCCGCTCCCGGCCCGCGCCGACCCGGCCCTCGATCAGGCCGTCGGTGTAGAGCATCAGGGTCCACTCCGCGCCCAGCTCGACCTGCATCCGCGGCCAGCGCGCGCCGGGCAGCAGCCCGAGCGCCGGGCCGTTGTTGTCGTACGGCAGCAGCCGCGCGGGGCGGCCGGGCGCGGCGATCAGCGGCGCCGGGTGACCGGCCAGGCACAGCCCGGCGCGGCGGCCGTCCGGGGCGATGTCCACCGCGCACAGGGTGGCGAAGATCTCGTCGTCCGACCGCTCGTGCTCCAGCACCTCCTGGAGCGTGCCGAGCAGCTCGTCGCCGCACAGGCCCGCCAGGGTCAGCGCGCGCCAGGCGATGCGCAGCTCGACGCCGAGCGCCGCCTCGTCCGGGCCGTGGCCGCAGACGTCGCCGATCATGGCGTGCACGGTGCCGTCGGGGGTCCGTACGACGTCGTAGAAGTCGCCGCCGAGCAGGGCGCGGGAGCGGCCGGGGCGGTAGCGGGCGGCGAAGCGCAGCGGGGAGCCCTCCAGGAGCGGCGTCGGCAGCAGCCCGCGCTCCAGGCGGCGGTTCTCCTGGGCGCGCAGCCTGCCCTCGGCGAGCCGCCGCTCGGCCGACTCCGAGCGCTTGCGTTCGACGGCGTACCGGATCGCCCGGCTCAGCAGCCGGCCGTCCAGCTCGTCGCGGAACAGGTAGTCCTGGGCGCCCACGCGCACCGCCTCCGCGCCGCGCTCGGCGTCGTTCGACGCGGTCAGGGCGAGGACGGCGTGCCGGGGCGCGAGCTCCAGCACGTGCCGCAGCACCGCCAGCTCGTCGTCGTCGCCGTCGCCCACCCGGCCGGGGGCGGGCAGCGCGAGGTCCAGCAGGATGCAGTGGACGTCGTCGGTGAGCAGCCGCTCGGCCTCGGTGAGGTTGCGGGCGGTGCGGACGCGGATCGGCTTCCCGGCCTGGTCGAGCAGGTCCGGGACGATCGGCGAACCGGCCGGGTCGTCCTCGATCAGCAGCAGCGTCAGGTTGGTCGGAGCGCTGTTCTCCGCGGTGTTCCTGGCGGTCTCGGCGTTCCTCGGCTTCCCGGTGTCGGCTGGGTCGATGGTGTGCGTGGTGTTCTCGGCGGCGTCCTGCGTCTGCGCGGCGCGCGCCTCGGAGTGCTCCGCGGACGTGCGGCCGCCCGCGGACGCTGCCTGCGCCTGACCACTCTCCACGGCCGGGATCGCTCGGGGCCGCGGTACGGGTACGGGCATCGTCTTGGGTTCCTTCCCTCCCCCCGAGGGCATGGCGGGGCGAGGGACCTCGACCCACCGACGGGGACCATAGCGGGTGCCGGCGCCGCAGCGGAATGGCGTGGGGCACGCCGCTCGGCCACCGGCCACTGTCATATGCCGCTTTCCATGGCGCAGTTGGACACGACGACCGGGCTCGCGGGATGACGAACGTCACGCCGGGGCGGGCCCTGCGGGGCGGGGGCGCGTGGACTGGGTCACGTGGCCCAGGTCACCTCCCGTGGACCGCCGCCGAGTTGGCGGTCCGGGCCGGTCCGGCTCCCGCCGCTCAGGCCGGGTCCGGGCGCACCACCCCCAGGATGGGCATGGAGCCGGCCCCGGCGATCGTCACCGTCCGCCCCGGTCGCGGGGCGTGCACGACCCGGCCGTCACCGACGTACATCCCGACGTGGCTGGCGTCCTCGAAGTAGATGATCAGGTCGCCGGGGCGCATGTCCTCGGCCTCGACGTGCCGCAGCTGCTTCCACTGCTGCTGCGAGGTGCGCGGGATGGCGAGACCGGCCGACGCCCAGGCCCGTGAGGTCAGCCCGGAGCAGTCGTACGCCGCGGGGCCCTCGGCCCCCCACGCGTACGGCTTGCCGACCTGCGCGGTGGCGAATTCCACGGCCTTCCTGCCGTCCTCGGACGCCTCGCCGCCGATCTCCTTCATGATCCCGGAGTCGAGCCAGGCGGTCTGCGCCCGCTGCGCGGCCTCCCGCTCCAGCCTCTCCAGGCGCTCCCGCTCCTCCTTCTCCAGCTCGGACTCGACCTTCTCGGCCTGCGCGATCTGCTTCTCGATCTTCTTCTGGGCGGCGGCCTTGGCCTTGCGGTTCGCCTCCAGCCTCCGCCACTGGGCGGAGGCGTCCTCGGCGTAGGTCTTCAGGTCCTGCTGGGTGCGTTCGGTCTCCGCGATCAGGCCCTTGGTGGCGCGCTGGCCCTGGATCACCCGGCCCGTGCCGTCCAGGAACTCCCGCGGGTCCTCGCTCAGCACCAGCTTCGCCTCGTCCGGCAGCCCGCCGGAGCGGTACTGCGCGCGGGCCGCGGCACCGGCCCACTCCTTGAGCAGGGCCAGCCGCTGCCGGCCCTCGACGATCTTCCGGGCCAGCGCGGCGAGTTCGGCGGACTGCCGCCGCGCCCTCTCCTCGACCGCGTTGTACTCGTCCGTGGCCACCGCCGCCGCCCGGTAGAGCCGGTCGAGCTGCGCGCGTACGGCTTCCAGGTCCTTGGCGCCGGGAGCGGAGGCCCCCGGCGACGGGGCACCGACGGCCGGTGACGGCGCGGGGCCGGGGTCCGCGAACGCCGTGCCCGGCGCGGCCAGCACGGTCACCGCGCAGACCACGGTCACGGCCGCTGCGATCAGACCGCGGTTGCCGGTACCCATACCTTGCCCCCAACTGATTAACTGTCAGTAACATAGGTCGCCTGAGGGATGGTGCCATGCCGGCGCGGAAAGCGACAGAGGCGGCGCCGGTGGCGCCCCTTCCCTCCCGCCCCTGGCGCACCGCCTCCCCCTGCTGGGTGACATACGACGCGGGGTGATCGTTCCCTGGCGAGCGGGGGCGGTCCGGGCCGGGGCGGTCGGGGCGGTTCGGTTCAGGGGCGCGGGGCCAGCGCCGCCCACCGCACGGTGACCTCCCCCTGCCGCCAGCGCGCGGGGCCGTCCGTCACCGGCCAGTCCGCCGTCAGGTCCCGCACCGTCCGGATCCAGCGCTGGCGGGCGCCGTAGGCGGCGTAGGGCGCGGCGGCGGCCCAGGCGCGGTCGAAGTCCCGCAGGAAGGCGTGCACGGGCTCGCCGGGGACATTGCGGTGGATCAGCGCCTTCGGCAGCCGTTCGGCCAGGTCGGAGGGGCGGTCCAGGGAGCCCAGGCGGGTGGCGAAGGTGACCGTGCGGGGCCCCTCGGGGCCGAGCGCCACCCACACGTGCCGGCGCCCGATCTCGTCGCAGGTCCCCTCGACCAGCAGCCCGCCCCGGGAGTGCGCCGTCGCCGGGGCGAGCCGTTCGCACAGGCGCTGCCAGACGGCGGCGACCTCGTGCTCGGCGTACTGGCGCAGCACGTTGGCCGCGCGGATCAGGTGCGGGCGCTGGGGGATCGGGATCTCGAAGCCGCCGTGCCGGAAGACGAGCCCCTCGCGCGCGTACGGCCCGGCCGCCGCGACCCGCGCCGGGTCGATCTCGACGCCCACCACGCGCGCGCGGGGCGCTGCCGTCCGCAGACGGCCCAGCAGCTCGACCGCGGTCCAGGGGGCCGCCCCGTAGCCGAGGTCGACGGCGACGGGGTCGGCGGCGCGGCGCAGCTCGGCGCCGTGCGTGGCCGCGATCCAGCGGTCCATGCGGCGCAGTCGGTTCGGGTTGGTCGTCCCGCGCGTGACCGTCCCCACGACGGGGGCCGACCCGCCCGAGCGATGCCGGGAGCGAGGGAGGGCCGGAGCGCGGGAAGTCATGCGTACGAGGGTATGCGGATGCCCGGAGGCGTCCGGCACGCCGGACGGCGGCCCGGCACCCGGACGCCCCGCCCGCGCCTGTCGAACAGGTGAGTGAGCACTTCCCCGTCGAACGGTTGAGCGAGGCGCGGTAATGCTTCGGCAAAGCTCGGGCGCGGGGAATGGGAATGCCGCCTTCCGACGTTCGCACCCCGTGGAGGGCGGCGCGTGTCCTCCGACCGGCATGCCCGCAGCAAGGAGGAACGCCACGTGAGCCAGTACGTCAGCAGGCTCGGGCGTCGCTCTCCGGCGGCTCCCTCGCGCCTCCGGCTGCACCGGCGGCCCCGCCGGGTCGCGATGCTCTCCGTGCACACGTCCCCGCTCCACCAGCCCGGCACCGGTGACGCGGGCGGCATGAACGTCTACATCGTGGAGCTCGCGCAGCGCCTGGCCGCGATCAACATCGAGGTCGAGATCTTCACCCGGGCGACCACCGCCGCGCTGCCCCCGGCCGTGGAGCTGTCCCCCGGCGTGCTCGTCCGGCACGTCGACGCCGGCCCCTACGAGGGCCTGGCCAAGGAGGACCTCCCGGCCCAGCTCTGCGCCTTCACGCACGGCGTGATGCAGGCGTGGGCCGGCCACCGCCCCGGCTACTACGACCTGGTCCACTCCCACTACTGGCTCTCCGGCCACGTCGGCTGGCTCGCCGCCCAGCGCTGGGGCGCCCCCCTGGTGCACGCCATGCACACCATGGCCAAGGTCAAGAACGCCAACCTGGCCGAGGGCGACACCCCCGAGCCCGCCGCCCGGGTCATCGGCGAGACGCAGGTGGTCGCCGCCGCCGACCGGCTGATCGCCAACACCGCCGAAGAGGCCGACGAACTGGTCCTGCACTACGCCGCCGATCCCGCCAAGGTCGCCGTGGTCCACCCGGGGGTGAACCTCGACCGGTTCCGCCCGGCCGACGGGCGCGCCGCCGCCCGCGCCCGCCTCGGCCTGCCGCAGGACGCCCTGATCCCGCTCTTCGCCGGCCGCATACAGCCCCTGAAGGCTCCGGACGTGCTGCTGCGCGCGGTGGCCGTCCTGCTCGACGAGCGCCCGGAGCTGCGCTCCCGCCTCGTCGTCCCCGTGGTCGGCGGCCCGAGCGGCTCCGGCCTCGCCAAGCCGGAGGGTCTGCAGAAGCTGGCGGCCCGCCTCGGCATCGCGGACGTCGTACGGTTCCGCCCGCCCGTCGGGCAGGACCAGCTCGCGGACTGGTTCCGGGCCGCGTCGGTGCTGGTCATGCCGTCCTACAGCGAGTCGTTCGGGCTGGTGGCCATCGAGGCTCAGGCGGCCGGCACCCCGGTGCTCGCCGCCGCGGTCGGCGGGCTCCCCGTCGCGGTGCGCGACCGGACGACGGGCTTCCTCGTCCAGGGGCACGACCCCGCCGCCTACGCGCGCGTGCTGCGCGACTTCGCCGACGACCCGGCGCTCACGCCCCGGATGGGCGAGGCCGCCGCCCGGCACGCGCGGTCCTTCGGCTGGGACACCGCCGCGGCGGCCACGGCCGACGTCTACACGGCCGCGATCACCTCGCACCGCCGTCGCGTACGCTC contains the following coding sequences:
- a CDS encoding helix-turn-helix domain-containing protein, which codes for MASLNVGNLGEYLREQRRNAQLSLRQLADAAGVSNPYLSQIERGLRKPSAEVLQQVAKALRISAETLYVRAGILDADRDRDEVETSAAILADPTLTERQKQVLLQIYESFRKENGFGSPAAPADAPGETRDGARRDASAPDGGGPDGGASASGLRAADGEAGAVRRSHDDEIDAVRRSRDGEAEAVRRARGGDGAGGGRGAARRTRKAGGGDAGPRPSTG
- a CDS encoding DUF2516 family protein; this translates as MQGFAGFLWLLSMALILFSGFALIDAATRREDAYRAADKQTKPFWLIILGLAFVVNLIFNILSFLPIIGLIATIVYMVDVRPALRGLPGGGRSTRRGSSSDGPYGPYNGGR
- a CDS encoding PP2C family protein-serine/threonine phosphatase yields the protein MPVPVPRPRAIPAVESGQAQAASAGGRTSAEHSEARAAQTQDAAENTTHTIDPADTGKPRNAETARNTAENSAPTNLTLLLIEDDPAGSPIVPDLLDQAGKPIRVRTARNLTEAERLLTDDVHCILLDLALPAPGRVGDGDDDELAVLRHVLELAPRHAVLALTASNDAERGAEAVRVGAQDYLFRDELDGRLLSRAIRYAVERKRSESAERRLAEGRLRAQENRRLERGLLPTPLLEGSPLRFAARYRPGRSRALLGGDFYDVVRTPDGTVHAMIGDVCGHGPDEAALGVELRIAWRALTLAGLCGDELLGTLQEVLEHERSDDEIFATLCAVDIAPDGRRAGLCLAGHPAPLIAAPGRPARLLPYDNNGPALGLLPGARWPRMQVELGAEWTLMLYTDGLIEGRVGAGRERLGQEGMVEMVGRQLAQGLRGEELLQAAVNEVRDLNGGELTDDVAVLLLDRVP
- a CDS encoding C40 family peptidase, whose amino-acid sequence is MGTGNRGLIAAAVTVVCAVTVLAAPGTAFADPGPAPSPAVGAPSPGASAPGAKDLEAVRAQLDRLYRAAAVATDEYNAVEERARRQSAELAALARKIVEGRQRLALLKEWAGAAARAQYRSGGLPDEAKLVLSEDPREFLDGTGRVIQGQRATKGLIAETERTQQDLKTYAEDASAQWRRLEANRKAKAAAQKKIEKQIAQAEKVESELEKEERERLERLEREAAQRAQTAWLDSGIMKEIGGEASEDGRKAVEFATAQVGKPYAWGAEGPAAYDCSGLTSRAWASAGLAIPRTSQQQWKQLRHVEAEDMRPGDLIIYFEDASHVGMYVGDGRVVHAPRPGRTVTIAGAGSMPILGVVRPDPA
- the mshA gene encoding D-inositol-3-phosphate glycosyltransferase, with the protein product MSQYVSRLGRRSPAAPSRLRLHRRPRRVAMLSVHTSPLHQPGTGDAGGMNVYIVELAQRLAAINIEVEIFTRATTAALPPAVELSPGVLVRHVDAGPYEGLAKEDLPAQLCAFTHGVMQAWAGHRPGYYDLVHSHYWLSGHVGWLAAQRWGAPLVHAMHTMAKVKNANLAEGDTPEPAARVIGETQVVAAADRLIANTAEEADELVLHYAADPAKVAVVHPGVNLDRFRPADGRAAARARLGLPQDALIPLFAGRIQPLKAPDVLLRAVAVLLDERPELRSRLVVPVVGGPSGSGLAKPEGLQKLAARLGIADVVRFRPPVGQDQLADWFRAASVLVMPSYSESFGLVAIEAQAAGTPVLAAAVGGLPVAVRDRTTGFLVQGHDPAAYARVLRDFADDPALTPRMGEAAARHARSFGWDTAAAATADVYTAAITSHRRRVRSHHG